A stretch of the Bacteroidota bacterium genome encodes the following:
- a CDS encoding SpoIIE family protein phosphatase — translation MKFRFTIGRKIGFGFGTLILLTITAFFFTQNTINKSKEINDEITNVISPSVGALEELNLMIVRSKMYITNWAFIQSSDDNFDKEKLRKLINEDYPELKRKINELSLNWSLDEQNTISSIFSLIELLFKEHKEIMTNLNSFSSYDDPTIVFFFRPTVDEDGEIDTKTKIILENLSDLIITHHERSTRVSDQMLKSFDLLLLIVKSLGMILLLGGVLIATLTVNSIVKPVNHLKKILLLMSKGTVTEQKISFRNDEIGEMSVALNQLIESVIRTRVFANEVGAGNFDYEYQPLSDQDNLGFALIKMRDDLRENERSLERKVEERTAEVVRQKEEIEVQREKLEFLYNQVTDSIKYAKRIQEAILPPDSIVKKHLPDSFILFKPKDIVSGDFYWLEKKENKVFFSAVDCTGHGVPGAFMSIVGYNILKHIVNKLNELEPATILNYLNNGVSETLHQGLDENTTKDGMDIALCSIDFEKNEIEYAGAYNPLYIIRKNELIEIKADKFPIGMFVGENQKYYTNHKFNLEKGDTVYIFSDGYVDQFGGSKGKKFMAKQFRQTLLDIQHLNTKEQKNYLDNIIEEWRGNEEQVDDILIIGVRI, via the coding sequence AATAACAGCCTTTTTTTTTACACAAAATACAATTAACAAAAGTAAAGAAATCAATGATGAAATTACAAATGTAATTTCACCCTCTGTTGGCGCCCTGGAAGAACTCAATTTAATGATCGTTAGGTCAAAAATGTATATTACAAACTGGGCCTTTATTCAATCTAGTGACGATAATTTTGATAAAGAAAAACTTCGCAAGTTAATAAATGAAGATTATCCTGAACTTAAAAGAAAAATTAATGAACTTTCCTTAAACTGGAGTCTTGATGAACAAAATACAATTTCAAGTATTTTTAGCTTAATTGAATTGCTGTTCAAAGAGCATAAGGAAATCATGACAAATTTGAATTCCTTTTCCAGTTATGATGACCCAACAATTGTTTTCTTTTTTCGTCCAACTGTAGATGAAGATGGAGAAATTGATACAAAAACAAAAATAATTCTTGAGAATCTTTCCGATCTAATAATTACCCATCATGAAAGATCAACTAGAGTTAGTGATCAAATGCTTAAATCCTTTGATTTATTATTATTAATTGTTAAAAGTCTAGGAATGATACTCCTTTTAGGAGGAGTGCTTATTGCTACATTAACAGTGAATTCGATTGTAAAGCCCGTCAATCATTTGAAAAAAATACTTCTTCTAATGAGTAAGGGAACTGTAACAGAGCAAAAGATTTCATTTAGAAATGATGAAATTGGTGAAATGTCTGTTGCATTAAATCAATTAATAGAGAGTGTAATTAGAACTAGGGTGTTTGCCAATGAAGTTGGTGCTGGAAATTTTGATTATGAATATCAACCATTAAGTGATCAGGATAATCTAGGTTTTGCATTAATTAAAATGCGTGATGATCTTCGGGAAAATGAACGGTCATTAGAAAGAAAAGTCGAGGAAAGAACTGCGGAGGTTGTAAGGCAAAAGGAGGAGATTGAAGTTCAGCGAGAAAAATTAGAATTTCTATATAACCAAGTAACAGATAGTATTAAATATGCAAAGAGAATTCAAGAGGCTATATTGCCTCCAGATTCAATTGTAAAAAAACATCTACCCGATTCCTTTATTCTTTTCAAGCCGAAGGATATTGTTAGTGGTGATTTTTATTGGCTTGAGAAAAAGGAAAACAAAGTATTTTTCTCTGCTGTAGATTGTACAGGACACGGAGTTCCTGGTGCTTTTATGTCTATAGTTGGATATAATATACTTAAACATATAGTTAATAAACTTAATGAATTAGAACCTGCAACAATATTAAACTATCTTAATAACGGTGTTAGTGAAACACTTCATCAAGGACTTGATGAAAACACAACAAAAGACGGAATGGATATTGCCCTTTGCTCCATCGACTTTGAAAAAAATGAAATCGAGTATGCAGGTGCATATAATCCTCTTTATATTATTCGTAAAAATGAACTAATTGAAATAAAGGCCGATAAGTTCCCAATTGGAATGTTTGTGGGAGAAAATCAAAAATATTATACCAATCATAAATTTAACCTTGAAAAGGGCGATACTGTTTACATTTTTTCCGATGGTTACGTAGATCAATTTGGGGGCAGTAAGGGAAAAAAATTCATGGCAAAACAATTCAGACAAACCTTGCTTGATATCCAACATTTAAATACAAAAGAGCAAAAAAATTATCTTGATAATATAATCGAAGAATGGAGAGGAAATGAGGAGCAAGTTGATGATATTCTTATAATTGGAGTACGAATTTAA
- a CDS encoding calcium-binding protein: MIKFYRLVFSFVIIAFSFYFSAIAQTVPVQGINYQAIARDANGVALANASIGVQIKVLTGNPPTNVAYLESHQIITNQFGLFNIVIGNGTSTIGNIQSIAWASNSHFLEVSIDPLGGTNYISMGITQFQAVPYAFHAGTAQSGVAGATGATGLNGTNGNNGIDGATGASGNNGIDGATGATGNNGLDGATGATGNNGLDGATGATGNNGIDGATGATGNNGIDGATGATGNNGLDGATGATGNNGIDGATGATGTNGLDGSTGATGNNGVDGATGATGNNGVDGATGATGNNGIDGAAGATGNNGIDGATGATGNNGLDGATGATGNNGLDGATGATGNNGLDGATGATGNNGLDGATGNNGLDGATGATGLDGTNGLDGSTGATGLDGTNGTDGIDGATGATGLDGTNGTDGIDGATGATGLDGTNGTDGIDGATGATGLAGTNGIDGIDGATGATGLDGTNGVDGATGATGLDGTNGVDGIDGATGATGLDGTNGVDGIDGATGATGLDGTNGVDGIDGATGATGNNGLDGATGATGNNGLDGATGATGNNGIDGATGATGNNGIDGATGATGNNGLDGATGATGNNGIDGATGATGLNSLTNLTFEPAGVNCINGGQLMETGTDLNNDGFLDFSEVTSTSYICNGADGAANAWALLGNTGTVEGVDFIGTIDSVDLEFRTVNNLRMTIKKDGLIGMGIKNPMSALQITNDSMPYLLLNSAVQEGGFYVARSGGIIDGMSATPANFKLGEFGFGGHDGIGIMNSGPAAGISAFSTESFSTGNGARLHFYTTNIGSVQKKTRMIINGNGNVSIGENPPNPFAKLHIQDTVRGILIPRLSTAQRTAISGLNNSEAGLLVYDLDLKNFVHWDGTAWDTGGGGSNAWELFGNNITDPNSFIGTTNEQDFAIKTFSLERMRVTSTGRVGIGTNAPGTVLHIASDTEPRTVLMGSSISEPGFLIFRSDNVLSSPSAPPSGFTLGIYGLSGYNGLTWGPNGPNAGMSARTSQNWSTIGMGTELIFTTTENDAISSTNRMIITHNGNIGIGVSVPTSKLQVAGDIGLGAGTAATSDAITVVLVNNTAALAKGDIVIIHPTTGISSTNINGHTSVVGVMYENCGAGQECRVAISGVVEVKAGPNGSVRGQHVITSTTPGGAGSVSTPGAGSSIGLWLDAVGSGAFGRVILK, translated from the coding sequence ATGATAAAATTTTACAGATTAGTTTTCTCTTTTGTTATAATTGCCTTTTCTTTTTACTTTTCAGCAATTGCTCAAACAGTACCTGTACAAGGTATCAATTATCAGGCAATCGCCAGGGATGCAAACGGAGTTGCACTTGCAAACGCAAGTATTGGAGTTCAGATAAAAGTATTAACAGGCAACCCTCCCACAAACGTTGCCTACCTTGAATCCCATCAGATAATAACAAATCAGTTTGGTTTATTTAATATAGTAATTGGCAATGGAACAAGTACTATAGGAAATATACAATCCATTGCTTGGGCTTCAAATTCTCATTTTCTTGAGGTTTCCATTGATCCTCTTGGGGGAACCAATTACATCAGTATGGGTATAACCCAATTCCAGGCTGTTCCATATGCTTTTCATGCCGGTACTGCACAAAGTGGGGTAGCTGGAGCTACGGGTGCAACAGGTCTTAATGGAACAAACGGAAACAATGGAATAGACGGTGCAACCGGTGCATCAGGAAACAATGGAATAGACGGTGCCACAGGCGCAACAGGAAACAATGGTCTAGACGGAGCAACGGGTGCAACTGGAAACAATGGACTTGATGGTGCAACGGGCGCAACAGGAAACAATGGAATAGACGGAGCAACGGGAGCAACAGGAAACAATGGAATAGATGGTGCCACAGGCGCAACAGGAAATAATGGACTTGATGGAGCAACGGGAGCAACAGGAAACAATGGAATAGACGGTGCCACGGGAGCAACCGGAACAAATGGACTTGACGGATCAACGGGCGCAACAGGAAACAATGGAGTAGACGGTGCAACTGGAGCAACAGGAAACAATGGAGTAGACGGAGCAACTGGCGCAACAGGAAATAATGGAATAGATGGAGCAGCGGGAGCAACGGGAAACAATGGAATAGACGGTGCCACAGGCGCAACAGGAAATAATGGACTTGATGGAGCAACGGGAGCAACGGGAAACAATGGTCTAGACGGAGCAACTGGCGCAACTGGAAACAATGGACTTGATGGAGCAACGGGAGCAACTGGAAACAATGGACTAGACGGTGCAACGGGAAACAATGGTTTAGATGGAGCCACAGGTGCAACTGGTCTTGATGGAACAAATGGTTTAGATGGATCTACGGGAGCAACAGGCCTTGACGGAACAAACGGAACAGATGGAATAGACGGAGCAACCGGAGCCACAGGCCTTGACGGAACAAACGGAACAGATGGAATAGACGGAGCAACCGGAGCCACAGGTCTTGACGGAACAAACGGAACAGATGGAATAGACGGAGCAACAGGAGCCACAGGACTTGCCGGAACAAACGGAATTGATGGAATAGACGGAGCAACCGGAGCCACAGGCCTTGACGGAACAAATGGAGTAGATGGCGCAACCGGAGCCACAGGTCTTGACGGAACAAACGGAGTAGATGGAATAGACGGAGCAACCGGAGCTACAGGTCTTGACGGAACAAATGGAGTAGATGGAATAGATGGCGCAACAGGAGCCACAGGCCTTGACGGAACAAATGGAGTAGATGGAATAGATGGAGCAACGGGAGCAACAGGAAACAATGGACTAGACGGTGCCACAGGCGCAACAGGAAACAATGGACTAGACGGTGCCACAGGTGCAACAGGAAATAATGGAATAGATGGAGCAACTGGAGCAACGGGAAACAATGGAATAGACGGTGCCACGGGAGCAACAGGAAATAATGGACTTGATGGAGCAACTGGCGCAACTGGAAATAATGGAATAGACGGAGCCACTGGAGCAACCGGATTAAATTCCTTAACAAATCTAACTTTTGAGCCCGCAGGAGTAAATTGTATTAATGGAGGACAACTAATGGAAACAGGAACTGATTTAAATAATGATGGGTTTCTTGATTTTAGTGAGGTTACATCTACAAGTTATATCTGCAATGGAGCTGACGGAGCTGCAAATGCTTGGGCACTGTTAGGAAATACTGGTACAGTTGAGGGCGTGGATTTCATTGGAACTATTGACAGCGTAGATTTAGAATTTAGGACTGTAAACAATCTTCGAATGACTATTAAAAAAGACGGATTAATTGGAATGGGAATAAAAAATCCTATGTCTGCCCTGCAAATTACTAATGATAGCATGCCCTACCTTTTACTAAACTCTGCTGTTCAAGAGGGAGGTTTTTATGTTGCAAGGTCAGGAGGAATTATAGATGGAATGTCAGCTACTCCTGCTAATTTCAAATTAGGTGAATTTGGGTTTGGTGGGCATGATGGTATAGGAATAATGAATTCTGGACCAGCTGCAGGAATTTCTGCTTTTTCTACAGAATCATTTTCTACTGGAAATGGTGCCAGGCTGCATTTTTATACTACAAATATTGGCAGTGTTCAAAAGAAAACGAGAATGATAATAAATGGTAATGGAAATGTTTCCATTGGTGAAAATCCTCCAAACCCTTTCGCAAAATTACATATTCAAGATACTGTTAGAGGTATATTAATACCAAGATTAAGTACGGCTCAAAGAACTGCAATTTCAGGACTTAATAATTCAGAAGCAGGTTTACTTGTTTATGATTTGGATCTTAAAAACTTTGTGCATTGGGATGGAACTGCTTGGGATACAGGTGGTGGTGGATCAAACGCATGGGAATTGTTTGGAAATAACATTACTGATCCAAATAGTTTTATCGGAACCACAAATGAACAGGATTTTGCTATAAAAACATTCTCTTTAGAAAGAATGAGGGTTACTTCTACGGGCCGTGTTGGTATCGGAACAAATGCTCCTGGAACTGTTCTTCACATTGCAAGTGATACTGAGCCCCGCACTGTGCTGATGGGCTCATCCATATCAGAACCAGGTTTCTTGATTTTCAGATCAGATAATGTTCTAAGTTCTCCATCAGCTCCTCCTTCAGGATTTACATTAGGAATTTATGGCCTTAGTGGTTATAATGGATTAACATGGGGTCCTAATGGTCCAAATGCAGGTATGTCTGCAAGAACCAGTCAAAATTGGTCAACCATAGGAATGGGTACTGAATTAATTTTCACTACTACTGAAAATGATGCCATAAGCAGCACAAATAGAATGATAATCACTCATAATGGGAACATTGGAATTGGGGTTTCAGTACCTACAAGTAAACTACAGGTAGCAGGTGATATTGGGCTTGGTGCTGGAACAGCTGCAACAAGCGATGCAATTACTGTTGTATTGGTCAATAATACCGCAGCTCTAGCTAAAGGAGATATCGTTATTATTCATCCAACCACTGGAATATCCTCAACCAATATTAATGGACATACTTCAGTTGTTGGAGTAATGTATGAAAATTGTGGTGCCGGCCAGGAATGTCGTGTAGCTATTTCAGGAGTCGTGGAAGTTAAAGCAGGCCCTAATGGTTCTGTTAGGGGGCAACATGTAA